A single window of Candidatus Rhabdochlamydia oedothoracis DNA harbors:
- the smpB gene encoding SsrA-binding protein SmpB, with protein sequence MSKHKESELVSNRRAFYDYEIIETFEAGIILSGTEVKSLRNHGGSLSDAYILISQQGKVLLKNASIAPYRFGNIFNHEDKRDRFLLLHKREIIRLKNLSQEKGFTLIPLSMYLKNGFIKVKVACAKGKKNYDKRQALKEKEHTKTIQQAMRNRID encoded by the coding sequence ATGTCAAAACATAAAGAATCAGAACTTGTTTCTAATAGACGCGCTTTTTATGACTATGAAATCATAGAAACATTTGAAGCTGGTATTATTTTATCCGGCACAGAAGTAAAATCTTTGCGCAATCATGGAGGCAGTTTAAGCGATGCGTATATCTTAATATCTCAACAAGGAAAAGTTCTTTTAAAAAATGCTTCCATTGCTCCCTATCGCTTTGGAAATATCTTTAACCATGAAGATAAAAGAGATCGATTTTTGCTTTTACACAAAAGAGAAATCATAAGATTAAAAAACCTCTCTCAAGAAAAAGGATTTACCCTAATTCCTCTTTCCATGTATCTAAAAAATGGATTTATAAAAGTTAAAGTTGCCTGTGCAAAAGGTAAAAAGAATTATGACAAGAGACAAGCGCTAAAAGAAAAAGAACATACAAAAACAATTCAACAAGCAATGCGCAATCGCATAGACTGA
- a CDS encoding glucose-6-phosphate isomerase: MTFFHHLPSVAQLHDLAKDSIDLTKEGVLTAKRIDNMMLEALGLKLFYATEKVSEKNISVLCQLAEETQAVKKMTDMQNGQIVNFIEGFSIENRPAMHTAVRDFFEQCNTSLEAKQATGLGYKELEKLRSFLDEMEKKSQITTVIQIGIGGSHLGPEAIYLALEAFHKLDRKVYFLSNIDPDEGARIFQQVDLEKTLVVVVSKSGTTLETMTNERFAREKFKQAGLTTKNHFIAVTGKGSPMDNKERYMDCFYIWNYIGGRYSVTSMVGAFILAFALGMDRFLDFLKGANAMDKIALRSDPYANLPLMSALLGIWNRNFLGFPTVAIVPYSQALSRFPAHLQQLDMESNGKSIDKAGHFVEYDTGPIIWGEPGTNSQHSFFQSVHQGTTVVPIEFIGFKESQYKEDVFYQQTTSQEKLLANLFAQSIALAVGQKSDNPNTFFPGNRPNRILLADKLDPFTIGAILAFYEHKVVFQGFIWNINSFDQEGVQLGKNLASKILEQFSLQRQGRSMDTKGFPLGVAYLEHLSFGS; the protein is encoded by the coding sequence ATGACTTTTTTTCATCATTTACCATCAGTTGCTCAATTACATGATCTTGCTAAAGATTCGATTGACTTAACAAAAGAAGGAGTCTTAACCGCTAAACGCATCGATAATATGATGTTAGAGGCATTAGGGCTTAAATTGTTTTACGCAACAGAAAAAGTTAGTGAAAAGAATATTTCTGTTTTATGTCAATTAGCCGAAGAAACACAAGCTGTTAAAAAAATGACAGATATGCAAAATGGGCAGATTGTTAATTTTATCGAAGGGTTTTCTATTGAAAATAGGCCTGCAATGCACACTGCAGTGCGAGATTTTTTTGAGCAATGTAATACTTCTTTAGAAGCAAAGCAGGCAACAGGTTTAGGGTATAAGGAATTAGAAAAACTCCGTTCCTTTTTAGATGAGATGGAAAAAAAATCTCAAATAACAACAGTTATTCAAATCGGCATCGGTGGTTCACATCTAGGACCTGAAGCGATTTATTTAGCTTTAGAAGCTTTTCATAAGCTAGATCGCAAAGTATACTTCTTATCTAATATTGACCCAGATGAAGGCGCTCGTATTTTTCAACAAGTTGATCTAGAAAAAACTCTTGTTGTCGTAGTTTCCAAATCAGGAACTACTTTAGAAACTATGACAAATGAGCGATTTGCAAGAGAGAAGTTTAAGCAAGCAGGTCTTACTACAAAGAACCACTTTATAGCTGTAACGGGTAAGGGGAGCCCAATGGATAACAAAGAGCGGTATATGGACTGTTTTTATATCTGGAATTATATTGGTGGCCGCTATTCTGTTACTTCTATGGTAGGTGCTTTTATTTTAGCATTTGCTCTAGGAATGGATCGTTTTTTAGACTTCTTAAAAGGAGCAAATGCTATGGATAAAATAGCTCTTCGCTCTGATCCTTATGCAAACTTGCCTTTAATGTCCGCCTTATTAGGAATATGGAACCGCAACTTTTTAGGATTTCCTACTGTTGCAATCGTTCCCTATTCACAAGCCTTATCTCGTTTTCCAGCTCATTTGCAACAACTAGATATGGAATCCAATGGAAAGAGCATTGATAAAGCAGGACATTTTGTTGAATATGACACAGGTCCTATTATTTGGGGAGAACCTGGTACAAATAGCCAGCATTCTTTTTTTCAATCTGTTCATCAAGGCACAACGGTTGTTCCTATTGAATTTATTGGGTTTAAAGAGAGCCAATATAAAGAAGATGTTTTCTATCAACAAACCACTTCCCAAGAAAAGCTATTAGCCAATTTATTTGCTCAATCCATAGCACTTGCAGTGGGACAAAAAAGCGATAATCCCAATACTTTTTTCCCTGGTAATCGCCCTAATCGCATTTTATTAGCTGACAAATTAGATCCTTTTACCATAGGAGCTATTTTAGCTTTTTATGAACATAAGGTTGTTTTTCAGGGTTTCATTTGGAACATTAACTCTTTTGACCAAGAAGGTGTGCAGCTTGGTAAGAATTTAGCCTCAAAAATCCTTGAACAATTTTCCCTCCAAAGGCAGGGTAGATCTATGGATACAAAAGGATTTCCTTTAGGAGTTGCTTATCTAGAGCATTTGTCCTTTGGATCTTAA
- the leuS gene encoding leucine--tRNA ligase → MTKKNYDHQAIEAKWQKIWEEKQLFQVEIDTSKLKYYILDMFPYPSGSGLHVGHVTGYTATDTIARYKRQKGFNVLHPMGWDSFGLPAEQYAIRTGTHPASTTQNNINTYRRQLKKLGFSYDWNREITTSDPKYYKWTQWLFTKLYNKGLAYEAEVLVNFCPALGTVLANEEVENGKAKEGGYPIERRPLRQWMLKITSYADRLLKDLELVDWPDHLKKLQINWIGRIEGAKIHFEETQTKQTITVFTTRPDTLFGVTYLVLSPEHPLVSSITTAPYRKQVQRYCKEISGKSDLERTELNKEKTGVWTGAHAKHPITDQDIPIWISDYVLMGYGTGAVMAVPAHDERDFAFAKIFHLPIIAVIIPNETDLDIQSGKLCWTEEGTYINSSLGSLNLNGLDLKQAKQAVIHWLESQGKGEKTVNYKLRDWLFSRQRYWGEPFPILHFSDGTRRVLDLDELPLCPPELKDFKPAPTGESPLSKVKKWVHITDSKTHQIAQRETNTMPQWAGSCWYYLRFCDPHNPDKPWSEEAEKYWMPVDLYVGGIEHAVLHLLYARFWHKVFYDCGLASTLEPFQTLRNQGLVSARSYQINQGVYVAPEGVCEENGIFFKLGTKEPLHTQIEKMSKSKLNGVTPDHIICEYGADSLRLYEMFMGPFDKEKLWNSDAVNGCYRFLNRFYDLVTSDKICDEDTAEGLKLSHRLVYQVEKEIEAMQFNTAIAKMMEFINAFSPLASYPKQALKMAIQVLYPFAPHIAEELWEYLGETKSLTYQPFPIFDPNYLIDETVLYVVQINGKVRGKWSLPKEQTKEELLSFLQKQPQIIKYLLKPITKVIFVPNKLINLVCDV, encoded by the coding sequence ATGACAAAGAAGAACTATGACCATCAAGCAATTGAAGCAAAATGGCAAAAAATTTGGGAAGAAAAACAGCTATTTCAGGTCGAAATAGATACGAGCAAGCTTAAATATTATATCTTAGATATGTTTCCCTATCCTTCTGGTTCAGGACTACACGTAGGTCATGTAACAGGATATACAGCAACAGATACAATTGCGCGCTATAAAAGACAAAAAGGGTTTAATGTACTGCATCCTATGGGATGGGATAGCTTTGGTTTGCCCGCAGAGCAATATGCCATTCGCACAGGAACCCATCCAGCAAGCACTACGCAAAATAATATCAATACCTACAGACGGCAGCTTAAAAAACTGGGATTTAGTTACGATTGGAATAGAGAAATTACAACAAGTGACCCTAAGTATTATAAATGGACACAATGGCTTTTTACTAAGCTATACAATAAAGGGCTTGCTTATGAAGCAGAAGTTTTAGTTAATTTCTGTCCGGCCTTAGGAACTGTTTTAGCTAATGAAGAAGTCGAAAATGGTAAGGCTAAAGAAGGAGGATATCCGATTGAGAGACGTCCTTTGCGCCAATGGATGCTTAAAATTACCTCTTATGCAGATCGTTTGCTTAAAGATCTAGAATTAGTAGATTGGCCAGATCACTTAAAAAAGTTACAAATAAATTGGATTGGCCGTATTGAAGGCGCTAAAATCCACTTTGAAGAAACACAAACAAAACAAACAATCACCGTATTTACTACTCGTCCTGATACGTTATTTGGTGTGACTTATTTGGTACTATCTCCAGAGCATCCGCTTGTTTCATCAATTACAACAGCGCCTTATCGCAAACAAGTTCAAAGATATTGCAAAGAGATTTCCGGGAAAAGCGATTTGGAAAGGACAGAGCTTAACAAAGAGAAAACAGGTGTATGGACAGGTGCACATGCTAAACATCCCATTACAGATCAAGATATTCCTATTTGGATTTCAGATTATGTGTTGATGGGATATGGAACAGGGGCTGTCATGGCGGTTCCTGCCCATGATGAAAGAGATTTTGCTTTTGCTAAAATCTTTCATCTACCCATTATTGCTGTTATCATTCCTAATGAAACCGATCTAGATATACAATCTGGCAAACTTTGTTGGACAGAAGAGGGAACATATATTAATAGTTCTTTAGGTTCTTTAAATTTAAATGGTTTAGATTTGAAGCAAGCAAAGCAAGCAGTAATTCATTGGTTAGAAAGCCAAGGAAAAGGAGAGAAAACCGTTAATTATAAATTGCGCGATTGGTTATTTTCCCGCCAACGTTATTGGGGGGAGCCTTTTCCCATTCTTCACTTCTCCGATGGTACTAGGCGAGTTCTAGATTTAGATGAACTGCCTTTATGCCCTCCTGAATTAAAAGATTTTAAGCCAGCTCCTACTGGAGAGAGCCCTCTTTCTAAAGTTAAAAAATGGGTGCACATTACAGACTCTAAAACACATCAAATAGCTCAAAGAGAAACCAATACCATGCCACAGTGGGCGGGGTCTTGTTGGTATTATTTACGTTTTTGCGATCCTCATAATCCAGATAAACCGTGGAGTGAGGAAGCAGAAAAATACTGGATGCCGGTGGATTTGTATGTAGGAGGAATAGAGCACGCAGTGCTTCATCTTTTGTATGCACGTTTTTGGCATAAGGTATTTTATGACTGTGGCCTTGCCAGCACTCTTGAGCCTTTTCAAACCCTGCGCAATCAAGGTCTTGTTTCAGCTAGATCTTACCAGATAAATCAAGGTGTCTATGTAGCACCAGAGGGGGTCTGCGAAGAAAATGGCATCTTTTTCAAACTAGGTACTAAAGAACCGCTACACACTCAAATAGAAAAGATGTCCAAATCAAAACTCAATGGGGTAACACCGGATCACATTATTTGTGAATATGGAGCTGATTCCCTTCGTCTTTATGAGATGTTTATGGGCCCATTTGATAAAGAAAAACTCTGGAACAGCGATGCTGTAAATGGATGTTATCGCTTTTTAAATCGCTTTTATGACTTGGTTACTTCAGACAAAATTTGCGATGAAGATACAGCTGAAGGATTGAAGTTATCCCACCGTTTGGTCTATCAGGTTGAAAAAGAGATAGAAGCTATGCAGTTCAATACAGCTATTGCTAAAATGATGGAATTTATCAATGCTTTTTCACCCCTTGCTTCTTATCCTAAGCAAGCGCTAAAAATGGCTATTCAAGTATTGTATCCTTTTGCTCCTCATATCGCAGAAGAGCTGTGGGAGTATTTAGGTGAAACAAAAAGCTTAACCTATCAGCCATTTCCTATTTTCGATCCAAACTATTTAATAGATGAAACAGTCTTATATGTAGTGCAAATAAACGGTAAGGTAAGAGGAAAATGGTCTTTGCCTAAAGAACAAACCAAAGAAGAACTGCTATCTTTTTTACAAAAACAACCGCAGATCATAAAATATTTACTTAAACCGATTACTAAAGTAATTTTTGTTCCTAATAAACTGATTAACCTTGTGTGCGATGTTTAG
- a CDS encoding winged helix-turn-helix domain-containing protein: MKYTESDMTDWLKRKGFVYKNPIKVPGKLELIMR; the protein is encoded by the coding sequence ATAAAATATACAGAGTCTGACATGACAGATTGGTTGAAAAGGAAAGGGTTTGTGTATAAGAATCCGATCAAAGTACCAGGCAAACTTGAGTTGATAATGCGTTAG
- the dnaN gene encoding DNA polymerase III subunit beta: MKVVITRIELVNLVGKIQNIVPVKPTIPILSNILIEAIDDQLILSVTDLTVSVRIYVEAKVLEEGAITLPAKRFFQLIRELTAIQVEIHAPSSEIALVNAGTSRFKIQGMHKDEFPKFPNLSEGIQLNLSSSQLSYLLSRTSFAAARDDSKHALNGILLQSLENTIVFIGTDGKRLAKNNIEIDNIPTDSSSYIIPLKAVEEMIRLLDSKEDDPVTLTLMPDKIAVEFKSVTLITKLLSGQYPDVSRVIPEQIANPIALNRDELMSLLRQVSLFTSENSNSVRFTFTTGELHLSAMSGSIGEGKVHMPVNYGGEKLEVAFNPNYFLDMLRHSKDESVHFSISDPYNPGLITDSTSAQFVIMPMRLEVNVS; encoded by the coding sequence ATGAAAGTCGTCATCACACGAATAGAGCTTGTCAATCTAGTTGGTAAGATTCAAAACATAGTTCCTGTAAAACCAACCATTCCTATTTTATCTAATATTTTGATAGAGGCTATCGATGACCAGCTCATCTTAAGTGTAACAGATCTTACTGTAAGTGTACGAATCTATGTAGAAGCCAAAGTTTTAGAAGAAGGAGCTATTACACTTCCTGCTAAGAGGTTTTTTCAATTAATTCGTGAGTTAACCGCTATACAAGTAGAAATTCACGCTCCTTCCTCAGAAATAGCTCTAGTAAATGCTGGCACCTCTCGTTTTAAAATCCAAGGAATGCATAAAGATGAATTTCCTAAATTTCCCAATCTATCAGAAGGAATACAGCTGAACCTATCCTCCTCTCAACTAAGTTACCTATTGTCACGCACCTCTTTTGCAGCAGCTCGTGATGACAGCAAACACGCCCTTAATGGAATCTTATTGCAAAGCTTAGAGAATACCATTGTATTTATTGGAACGGACGGAAAACGCCTAGCAAAAAATAATATAGAAATAGATAATATCCCTACTGACTCAAGTTCTTATATTATTCCTTTAAAAGCTGTTGAAGAAATGATTCGCCTGCTTGATAGCAAAGAGGACGATCCTGTTACCTTAACTCTTATGCCAGATAAAATTGCTGTTGAGTTTAAATCAGTTACCTTGATTACCAAACTTCTCTCAGGTCAATATCCAGATGTGAGTCGTGTTATTCCTGAACAAATCGCCAATCCCATTGCTTTAAATCGCGATGAGTTAATGTCTTTACTAAGACAGGTTTCTTTATTTACCTCAGAAAATAGCAATTCTGTGCGTTTTACTTTTACAACGGGGGAATTACACTTATCTGCTATGAGTGGATCTATTGGTGAAGGCAAAGTGCATATGCCTGTCAATTATGGAGGAGAGAAACTGGAGGTAGCTTTTAACCCTAACTATTTTCTAGATATGCTGCGGCATAGCAAAGATGAATCTGTACATTTTAGCATTAGTGATCCCTATAACCCAGGACTGATTACTGACTCCACTTCTGCCCAGTTTGTTATTATGCCTATGCGCTTAGAAGTGAATGTATCTTAA
- the recF gene encoding DNA replication/repair protein RecF (All proteins in this family for which functions are known are DNA-binding proteins that assist the filamentation of RecA onto DNA for the initiation of recombination or recombinational repair.) — MYLKHLILRNFRNHKETDFHFSALVNLIYGNNGQGKTSVLEAIYFLSTGRSFRTHNLSDLIREGQQYFYLEAHFIKDELPQKLQIYYDETTKRIQYNHTNYPKLANIIGILPSILSHPNDLALIIGMPNERRRFLDIYLSQADPLYLHHLSRYYKAMKQRNYALRSQEIQTLSAWEHIMLPSALYLIDKRAELSSYLLDPAAEWLSLLSNKKDLLDIHYQSSLTKKDSSLLLKWEKNRHKDMLLKATTLGPHRDDLLFLLSGKQAKNFSSEGQKRSLIYALKLAQWNWMQKKIGYSPLLCIDDFGMQLDPKRQENLIFCFTRFKQVFICSANVLKSKLPDTTRSFWMERGAIL, encoded by the coding sequence ATGTATCTTAAACACCTTATTCTACGTAATTTTCGCAATCATAAGGAAACAGATTTTCATTTTTCTGCTTTGGTTAATCTGATTTATGGAAATAACGGCCAGGGAAAAACAAGTGTTTTAGAAGCCATTTACTTTTTAAGCACTGGCCGTTCTTTTAGAACTCATAACTTAAGCGATCTTATCAGAGAAGGTCAGCAGTACTTTTATCTCGAGGCTCATTTTATTAAGGATGAACTTCCGCAAAAATTACAAATCTACTATGATGAAACTACCAAACGCATCCAGTACAATCACACAAACTACCCAAAACTAGCAAATATCATTGGAATCCTGCCTTCTATTTTATCACACCCCAATGACCTTGCTTTAATCATTGGAATGCCTAATGAAAGAAGACGTTTTTTAGATATTTATCTCTCGCAAGCAGATCCTTTATACCTACACCACTTGAGTAGGTATTACAAAGCCATGAAACAACGTAACTACGCCTTGCGCAGCCAAGAAATACAAACCCTGTCTGCATGGGAACACATTATGCTCCCCTCAGCCCTGTATCTTATAGATAAAAGAGCAGAACTGAGTTCTTACTTATTAGACCCGGCTGCTGAATGGCTGTCTTTACTCTCTAACAAAAAAGATCTTTTAGATATTCATTACCAATCCTCTCTTACAAAAAAAGATTCCTCTCTTTTACTTAAATGGGAAAAAAATCGACACAAAGACATGCTTTTAAAAGCAACTACTCTAGGACCTCACCGAGACGATCTTCTTTTTTTACTATCTGGTAAACAAGCCAAAAATTTCTCTAGCGAAGGACAGAAACGCTCTTTAATCTACGCTTTGAAGCTCGCCCAATGGAATTGGATGCAAAAAAAAATAGGCTACTCTCCCCTCTTATGTATCGATGACTTTGGAATGCAACTAGACCCTAAAAGACAAGAAAATCTCATCTTCTGTTTTACTCGATTTAAACAGGTATTTATTTGCTCTGCAAATGTGCTTAAAAGCAAACTTCCAGATACCACCCGCTCTTTTTGGATGGAACGAGGGGCGATTCTATAA
- a CDS encoding helix-turn-helix domain-containing protein: MQPEANFLTRNQKDILKARHRHERNKRLCDRIKTILLLDKGWTYEAIADALILDEDTIRRYYKTYLEGGKEALLNLNYTGKACWLNQGQLEQLKIYVKEEVPSSAKQVVNIMKNS, from the coding sequence ATGCAACCTGAAGCGAACTTTTTAACAAGAAACCAAAAAGACATCCTCAAGGCTCGTCATCGTCATGAACGAAACAAGAGATTGTGTGATAGAATTAAAACTATCCTGCTCTTAGATAAAGGGTGGACATATGAGGCAATAGCTGATGCCTTAATCCTAGATGAGGATACGATAAGGCGTTATTATAAAACCTATTTAGAAGGTGGCAAAGAAGCATTGCTGAATTTGAACTATACAGGAAAGGCATGCTGGCTCAATCAAGGCCAGCTTGAACAACTAAAAATCTATGTAAAAGAAGAAGTTCCTAGTTCGGCTAAACAAGTTGTCAATATTATGAAAAATTCTTAG